In Ralstonia pseudosolanacearum, the DNA window TCGACCAGCGACAGAAAGAAGCGTCGGCGTGATAGACGTGGCGCCTCGGCCTCCGGCTCGGGTTTCGGGTGGTCGTCGAACAGACTGTGCAGCGCCGCATCGCTCATGCCGGACGCAATCGCCGTCTTCCACAGCGACAGCTCGTGATTGAGCGACAAATTGACCCGACTGGCCGCCGCGTCGTTGTACGTGACGATGCGCACACCGCCGCGCGCCTCGGCGGCATAGGCGCCACCCCGGTCGCGATGCCCACCGTCGGCCCAGTCCGGATGCTGCATGAAGAACGGCACGGACTGGATCGGATCCATATGGCGCGTGAACTGGCGCAGCGTGAAGCGCAGCGCGCCTTCCTGCGGCGCGGCCAGCCTCGGCGGGGCACTGCGGTAGGTGTCTTCGACCCCTGTGCGCCCCAGGCGCGGCGGGTTGAAGGCGTAGGTGCTGACCTTGCCGTGCACGCCGCTCGCGCCGAGAAAATTGGCGATGTCGAAGCTCGCCAGCGTCGCCACGACCGCGCCCAGGCTGTGGCCCACCACGGACACCGACAGCGGTTGCCGCCGCTCCCGCGCCGTGGCCGCGTAGCCGGCCAGGATCTCGGCCATGCGCAGGCCGCCGCCGCGCCGCGCGAGCGCTTCGGCCTGCCAGCGCTCCTGCCAGCCGGCACCCACGTGGCCCAGCCGGGGCAGCCGGCCGTCGAGCGGATTGACGTGCGGGTGGGCGATCTGGCTCTTGAGATCGCACAGCAGATCCTCCGTCTCCTCCATGCGGGTCCCCGAGAACCCGACCACCACCGCCAGCACGTCGCGATGCGCGACGCTCTCCCAGCATTTCAGCGTGGGCGTGGACATCTCCCCGGCAAACCGCAACTGGCCGACATCGGCGACCTGGCCGAGATCCGCCGTGTAGGCTTCGCCGGCGCATGCCCGCATGCATTCGAGCACCTCGCGACGGCGGGCATCCAGGTGGCCCGTGCCCGGGCGCGGACGGACCGAGCCGGACGCCAGTTCCACCTGGCGCAGCGCGCCGGCAAGATCGACGCGCACCGGATCGATCGACTTCACCCGGTCGGCGGGCGCGCGCACGGAACTCGCGCGAATGACCACGGGGCGCCGCGATGCCGGCCCGGCCGTGGCGCAGTTGCGCAGATCATCCAGTGACGCAGCGCGCCGGGGTGGCTTGCGGGCGGGCGAGTCGGATGCCGATGCGGGCATCCGCAGGGTCACGGCAGGATGGCCGGGCGAGCCATCTTCCGATGGACGAAACAATGTGCCGGTGGAGAAGGAGCGGAGGATGGGGGCGGTCAAAGCTGCAGCTGGAACATGGCACGGCCCGCGGTGCGTTCTCCGGAACCTGCGGGCCAAACGAAGCGCGCAGTCTACGTGCGTTCCGCCGCCCCGCCCGCACACTCGAGCGAAGCGCCCTCCACGGCTGCGAAGACCCGCAGCCGGGCGGCCCACCGGCGAGCCGCCCTGCGGCTCAGCCCTTCACCAGCGCCAGCTGCGCCAGCACGGCGATGCGCCGGATGCCATCCGTCAGGTGCGTGCACGACAGCGTGGCGCCGCTGATGTTGTTGATGTCCTCGCCGACGCGCAACGCCGACCGGGCCGACTTGCCGGTGAACTGCGCGCGCCACGGCTTGTTGCGCACCTCGTAGCCGTGGCTCTCGCGGTACGCGAGGATTTCCACGTCGACGATCTCGCCGGCCGGGCTCAGGCCGACCGCGTAGTTGATCAGCTCGAACTTGCCGATCAC includes these proteins:
- the xopAP gene encoding XopAP family type III secretion system effector, whose amino-acid sequence is MLRSFSTGTLFRPSEDGSPGHPAVTLRMPASASDSPARKPPRRAASLDDLRNCATAGPASRRPVVIRASSVRAPADRVKSIDPVRVDLAGALRQVELASGSVRPRPGTGHLDARRREVLECMRACAGEAYTADLGQVADVGQLRFAGEMSTPTLKCWESVAHRDVLAVVVGFSGTRMEETEDLLCDLKSQIAHPHVNPLDGRLPRLGHVGAGWQERWQAEALARRGGGLRMAEILAGYAATARERRQPLSVSVVGHSLGAVVATLASFDIANFLGASGVHGKVSTYAFNPPRLGRTGVEDTYRSAPPRLAAPQEGALRFTLRQFTRHMDPIQSVPFFMQHPDWADGGHRDRGGAYAAEARGGVRIVTYNDAAASRVNLSLNHELSLWKTAIASGMSDAALHSLFDDHPKPEPEAEAPRLSRRRFFLSLVDGVPAQRVPGVAGRPIRSGA